Proteins encoded together in one Solanum lycopersicum chromosome 7, SLM_r2.1 window:
- the LOC109120658 gene encoding coniferyl alcohol acyltransferase-like has product MNSKKNFNVKVHKSEVVAAVLPMQEHWLPLSNLDLLLPPLEVGVMFCYLNPIIVSEKINMNLEFNSIVKILKTSLAETLVSYYAFSGDIVENSAGELEILCNNGGVSFIEAFGAVELKEINFYNPDESIEGKFVPKKKHGVLAIQVTQLKCGGIIVGCTFDHRVADAYSANLFLVSWSELAQSKPLSQLPSFRRSSFFPRHPGYYDDSIDDLYVPLSTLPPMKSEILNPNDQVISRIYYVTGGKIEHLQSLANCHDDQKGTSQRSKLESFSAFLWKTIACGINKETWGFNNFRFGIMVDGRTRLIINNVDKSLKGYFGNVLSIPFGEKKVEEVKEKSLNWVANVIHEFLDIAKTQEHFLGLTDWVEAHRPKPSMAKIYAMNGDGPAVVVSSGQHFPAKKINFGWGEPAFWSYHFPWAGKAGYVMPMPSPKGNGDWIVYMHLLKWQIELIEASPYEVFKPVTANYLNLI; this is encoded by the exons ATGAATTCAAAGAAAAACTTCAATGTGAAAGTGCACAAGAGTGAAGTAGTGGCAGCAGTGTTGCCAATGCAAGAACATTGGCTACCATTATCTAATCTTGATTTGCTCTTACCTCCATTGGAGGTCGGAGTTATGTTCTGCTATCTAAATCCCATTATTGTTTCGgagaaaattaatatgaatttagaATTTAACTCAATCGTTAAAATACTCAAAACATCTTTGGCTGAAACATTAGTTTCTTACTATGCATTTTCTGGAGATATAGTTGAAAATTCAGCCGGAGAACTGGAGATTCTTTGCAATAATGGTGGTGTTTCTTTTATTGAAGCTTTTGGTGCTGTTGAGCTTAAAgagattaatttttataatccaGATGAAAGCATTGAGGGAAAATTTGTTCCTAAAAAGAAGCATGGTGTTCTTGCTATTCAG GTTACACAACTCAAATGTGGAGGAATAATTGTGGGCTGCACATTTGATCATAGAGTTGCTGATGCATACTCAGCCAACTTGTTTCTTGTGTCATGGTCTGAATTAGCTCAATCCAAGCCACTCTCTCAGCTCCCATCGTTTCGACGATCATCCTTTTTTCCTCGACATCCTGGTTACTATGATGACTCGATTGATGACTTATATGTACCACTATCAACCCTACCTCCGATGAAATCCGAAATCCTTAACCCTAATGATCAAGTCATTAGTAGAATTTACTATGTCACGGGTGGCAAAATTGAGCACCTTCAATCACTAGCCAATTGTCATGATGACCAAAAAGGCACGTCCCAGAGGTCTAAACTTGAATCATTCAGCGCTTTCCTGTGGAAAACTATTGCATGTGGAATTAATAAAGAAACTTGGGGTTTCAACAATTTTAGGTTTGGTATTATGGTGGATGGTCGGACTCGACTGATCATAAATAATGTGGATAAGTCGCtaaaagggtattttggtaatGTTCTCTCCATCCCATTTGGAGAGAAAAAAGTTGAGGAGGTAAAAGAAAAATCGTTAAATTGGGTGGCAAATGTAATCCATGAATTTCTTGATATCGCGAAAACACAAGAGCATTTTCTTGGATTGACAGATTGGGTTGAAGCTCATCGTCCTAAACCATCCATGGCAAAAATATATGCGATGAATGGTGATGGACCCGCGGTGGTAGTGTCATCGGGGCAACATTTTCCTGCGAAAAAGATAAATTTCGGATGGGGTGAACCAGCGTTCTGGTCTTACCATTTTCCGTGGGCCGGAAAAGCGGGATATGTGATGCCAATGCCAAGCCCTAAAGGAAATGGAGATTGGATTGTGTATATGCATCTCTTGAAATGGCAAATCGAACTTATTGAGGCTTCTCCATACGAAGTGTTCAAACCAGTGACCGCAAATTATCTCAATTTAATTTGA